A portion of the Candidatus Hydrogenedentota bacterium genome contains these proteins:
- a CDS encoding Rieske (2Fe-2S) protein → MEYVKLAKVQDFKNTRIKSYRLLARPVGIVKQKDGTFFATEIGCKHELADLSQGRFDGDVVTCPWHGWKYNLVTGECLWGSKVCLRRHGIRIEGDDIYVSLRPLEEAPPEDDWGPPLR, encoded by the coding sequence GTGGAATATGTCAAACTCGCCAAGGTCCAGGACTTCAAGAATACCCGGATCAAGTCCTACCGACTGCTCGCCCGCCCCGTGGGCATCGTAAAGCAGAAGGACGGAACTTTTTTTGCCACCGAGATTGGCTGTAAGCACGAACTGGCCGATTTGAGCCAGGGTCGCTTCGACGGCGACGTGGTGACCTGCCCCTGGCACGGCTGGAAATACAATCTGGTGACGGGGGAGTGTCTCTGGGGGAGTAAGGTCTGCCTGCGGCGCCACGGCATCAGAATCGAAGGCGACGATATCTACGTGAGCTTGCGCCCCCTGGAAGAGGCGCCGCCGGAAGACGACTGGGGCCCGCCGCTGCGGTGA